Proteins from a single region of candidate division KSB1 bacterium:
- a CDS encoding proline dehydrogenase family protein: protein MELLNKLVVTTLPLVPKALVRRVAARYIAGDTLADAVRLVRQLNQGGMMATLDVLGEHVFTREEAEATTASYLEALETIDREKLDSNISIKLTAFGLKLDFDFCLDNVRRVVQRAHELKNFVRLDMEDSTCTTDTLHIYDLLRREYHNVGVAIQAYLRRSLTDIRSLMQNGATANFRLCKGIYIEPRLIAYKNRELINKNFTYLLAEMLRRGAYVGIATHDERLVWDAMRLIDEMKLPRDKYEFQMLLGVDEELRDTIVNAGHRLRIYVPFGKSWHAYSVRRLQENPQIAGYVVQNFFGLKSSS from the coding sequence TTGGAGCTTCTCAATAAATTGGTGGTCACCACGCTGCCGCTGGTACCAAAAGCCTTGGTGCGGCGGGTCGCAGCTCGTTACATCGCCGGCGATACGCTGGCAGACGCCGTGCGTCTGGTTCGCCAATTGAACCAAGGCGGCATGATGGCCACGCTGGATGTTCTCGGCGAGCATGTTTTCACAAGAGAAGAAGCGGAAGCCACCACCGCCAGTTATCTCGAAGCGTTGGAAACCATCGACCGTGAGAAGCTTGACAGCAACATTTCCATCAAGCTCACCGCCTTCGGTTTGAAGCTCGATTTTGATTTTTGCCTCGACAACGTCCGCCGTGTCGTGCAGCGCGCGCACGAACTCAAAAATTTCGTGCGCCTCGACATGGAGGATTCCACTTGCACCACCGATACGCTGCACATTTATGATCTGCTTCGGCGAGAGTATCACAATGTCGGCGTGGCGATTCAAGCTTATCTGCGGCGCTCGCTCACCGATATTCGCAGTTTGATGCAAAACGGCGCAACGGCCAATTTTCGGCTTTGCAAGGGCATTTATATCGAGCCGCGTCTCATCGCCTATAAAAATCGCGAGCTGATCAACAAAAATTTTACCTATCTGCTGGCGGAAATGCTGCGGCGCGGCGCGTATGTCGGCATCGCCACCCATGATGAGCGCTTGGTGTGGGACGCGATGCGCTTGATCGATGAAATGAAGCTGCCCCGCGACAAATACGAATTTCAAATGCTGCTCGGCGTCGATGAAGAACTGCGCGATACCATCGTCAACGCCGGACACCGGTTGCGGATTTACGTTCCCTTCGGGAAATCCTGGCATGCCTATTCCGTGCGCCGCTTGCAGGAAAATCCGCAAATTGCCGGCTACGTCGTGCAGAATTTTTTCGGGTTGAAAAGTTCTTCGTGA